Within Brockia lithotrophica, the genomic segment CCTCGGGACGGACAAGAGGTGCTGCCGGTAGAGGAAGATCGCAAAGACGCTTGCCGTCCACGGCACGATGAGCGCCGCGTACGTGTCGATCCACCCGAGCTTCGTGAGGGTGAGGTAGTTGGGCACGAGGAGGACCTCCCCGGGAACCATCATCGTTCCGAGGAGGAGGCTGAAGAGCACTTCCCGTCCCCAAAACCGAATTCGCGCAAAGGCGTACGCGGCGAGGATCGTCGTGAGGAGTTCCCCGATGGTGGAGAGGGTCGTGACGATCACGCTGTTCACGAAATAGCGGCCGAAGGGCGCCATGCGCAGGGCCTCGGCGTAATTCTCCCAATGCGGGGGAACGGGCACCCAGGCGGGAGGAAGTACGGCGACCTGGTTGGGCGCCTTAAGCGAGGTGGAGAGCATCCAGAGGAAGGGAAGGAGCATGAGAACGCCGCCGAGGGAGAGAAGGAGGTAGATCGTCCCTTTGGACAGAGCGTCGCGCACCACGAGAGTCCGCCTCCCAAGGAAGTTCATCGGTTGTAGGCGATCTTCCGCCCGATCCACAGCTGGAGGAGGGTGAGGAGGAACGTGAGGAGGAAAAGGACGTATGAGGCCGCGGCGGCAACGGCGTAGTCCTGTTCGCGGTAAAACTTCTCGAAGATGTAAAACACCAGGGTGAGGGCGCTGCGCACGGGCCCCGCGTTCCCGCCGAAAAGGGCGTACACCTCGTCGAATACCTTAAAGGCATCGATCACGGAGACGACGGAGACGAAAAAGGTCGTCGGCGCGAGAAGCGGAAAGGTCACGTGCCAGAAGCGCTGCCACGCCGTCGCGTGGTCCACGCGGGCCGCCTGCTCGTACACTTCCGGAATGGCGGAAAGCCCGGCAAGAAAGATGAGGATGTTGTACCCGAGGCTCTTCCAAATGGCGAGGATTATGAGAGAGGGGATCGCCCACCTCGGGCTTGTGAGCCACGGGACCGGGGAAACCCCGAACCAGGACAACACGTAGTTCAACAGGCCGTAGTCCGTGTGGAAAATCCACCGCCAGACGACGGATATCGCGACGACGGACGTCACCACCGGCAGAAAGTACACCGTACGAAAGGCGGCCATGCCGGGAAGCCGTTGGCGAAGGAGAAGGGCAAGGCCGAGGGAGAGCGCAAGGGACGCCGGAACGACGCCGAGGACGAAAAGGGCCGTGTTGCGCAAGGCCTGCCAGAAGCTAGGATCGTGGAGGAGGTACACGTAGTTGTCGACGCCGAAACGGTAGACGACGTCGTGAAAGTAGTCGTAGTCCGCGTAGAAGCTCAAAAGCAGGGAAGAAAAAATCGGATAGATAGTGAATACCCCGAGAACCGCGAGGGCGGGAGCGAGATAGAACGCTGCCTTGAAGAACGAAGCGACCGTAGGGCGTTCGTCCACGGCTCAGATCCCCCTCGACCGAAGGAGTTCGGGACCTTCCGCAACGTCTCGAGGCGTTGGGTTTTCGCGGGAGGGAGCGGAAAGAAACGTTTCCCCGAAAACGACAGAGCGCTGGATGTTCCCGCGGTTCTCGCCTTCCGCAGCCGAATCGCGGCGCACGCGAAGGCGCAGGTTTTTCCCGTCGGCGTCGAAGACGTGTACGCGAGAGGCGTCGATCCGGACGGACACCCGATCGCCTGCCCGATAGGGTGAGGTCGATGGGGCGACGAGGCGAAGGTCACCCCCGGAGGTACGTACCTTGTACAGCGCATCCCTCCCTACCACTTCGCGGTGGACGACGAGGCCCGGAAATTCGTTTGCCGCCGGAGAATCCTCCGCGCCTTCCGGGCCGTCCCCCTCCTCCAAAAAGGAGAAGGGGGGTGTCTCCTCCGACCGAGAGGGACGAAGGCTCGCCGCTTCGGGACGTATGCCCAGCTCGTACGCCGCACCGGAAAGAAGTTCGGCAAAATCCTCGGGGGAGACACGGATCTCGAGCCCGCCGGAAAGGTAAAACTTCCCATTTCCGGCATATTCGGCGTGAAGGAAGTTCATCGGGGGATTTCCGACAAAGTGGGCGACGAAGCGATCTGCAGGGAGTTCGTACAGTTCTTCCGGAGGGGCGAACTGAACCGCCTTGCCGTCGCGCATCACGAGAATCCGGTCGGCAAGCGAGAGGGCCTCTTCCTGGTCGTGTGTCACGAGAACCGTCGTGATCCCCACCTCGCGCTGTACGCGGCGAATCTCTTCCCGCATTTCGAGGCGCAGGCGCGCGTCGAGGTTGGAGAGCGGTTCGTCGAGAAGCAAAAGGTCGGGACGTTTCACGAGCGCCCGGGCGATGGCCACCCGCTGCTGCTGCCCTCCCGACAACTGAGCGGGTTTGCGGTCCATCAGGTGCTCGATGTGGAGCATGCGAGCTACGGCGAGTACCCTTTCCTGACGCTCCGCCCGCGGACGGCGCTGCATGCGCAAAGGGAAGGCGATGTTGTCGAAGACGCTCATGTGGGGATACAAAGCGTAGTTTTGAAAGACGAGGCCGACGTTTCTCCGCTCCGGCGGGACCGTGTTGACCACGCGCCCGTCGAAGCGGATCTCTCCTTCCGAAGGTACGTACAAACCGGCAAGGAGGAAAAGGGTTGTAGATTTGCCACATCCGCTCGGCCCTAGGATCACGACGAGTTCACCGGAAGCAAATTCCACGCTCAGCGCGTCTACGGCCGTCACCCTTCCGAAACGCATGGAGACCCTCTCGAGCGCGACGCGCACTCCGACCCCTCCCCCGGCGATAAACCAGACGCGAGGTTCCGGGTCACTCCCGCGAGTCCTCAGAACCTGCGGCGGCCCGCATTTCCGAAGTGGGCCGCACTCCAACATACCACACGGCAAACGAGAGAAACGTTAAGTTTACGTAAGGTGTTTGTAAAGTGTCTGTGAATAGGGAGAAAAAAACGGGATCCTTTGCGGGGGATTCCCGGACGACGTCGGAAGAGCGCCGGAAGGCACAAAAAAACCCATCCTGAGGATGGGCGTACCGTGCACGTGTATTCGGTAGGTCGCGGAATTCTGCGCCGGGCGTAGAGGGCGACGAGGTCTTTCCCTAATGCTTCGGATTCGCAGAATGAGGATCGTACCTGCCTACCCCGCCTACAAGGAAAAGAAATGCTTCAATCCGCGGCGTACGGTACCACCATCAAAGCGGAACCTTCTTCGTGCTTCACTGCGTGTGGCCCTACATCCCTGCACGGCATGAGATGCTGCGTTTCTCTGCCTTCTCACGGCGATGGTCAGGAGGAAGGGCCATGGGGCTGACGCCTTGTCAACCTCCATGCCGATACACCGGCATTGAGGACGCCGACGGTGACGGCCAGGTAGAAGGCGCCTTCGCCCAAATTGACGGAAGAGGAGGTATTCTCTCCGGCGGCTTGGAAATGATAGATCAGGACTCCTCCGGGAGCCAGCTGGAAGGAGGGCCAGCCGGCAAAATCGCCGACGATGAAGACGGTTAGCGCAAGGATAAGGAGGCCCAAAAAAGTCAAAAATGTACCTCCGACCAGGGCTAGAAGCACCTGTCCCGCTCCTTTGATCATGTGGACGGCCCCTTTCCGCATGCGGTGAACCCTCCGCTTTACAGAGGTCTGCCATGTGTCCACGGTTCGTCGCCAATAGTGATAAAAGGGGCTATCGGTAAAGGCAGGTAAAAGGGTCAAAGTTTGCGCGAGAAAAGGGGTCGCAGCCGCCAGCCACAGAGGCTAACTCCCGGAGCAAGGGTCCAAACATCTGTCGAAGGTCTTCCTTCACGGCCCATCGCGGCGCCTCCACTTTTCGGCAATGATGGCAAGGCCGATTCCTAAGGAAATGAAGCCTAGGCTGGACATTACAAACCCCACAGGGCGGGGAAACAGGGATTCCAACAGCTGGGCTACCCTGTACAGGACGACCGAAGCCAGAGCGAACAGCACCACATGCATGAATCCTTGGAGGGTATCTTCGTCCCGTACCGGCACCGCGACGCCCCACGCCAGGGCCAGGGAGTAAGTCACGAGGGCAAAAAGGGTAGCCGGACCCAGGTTTAGCACCAGAATTTCCACGTTCAGGCCGATGAGAAAGCCTACGCCGATGAAGAGGATCACCCAGGCCATGCTGGCGAGGGCGATGGTACCCACGGCCTTGGCCAAGATATAGTCGGCAGGGCGCAGGGGAAGGCTGCGGATCCACGTCTCCAGAGGAAGATCGATGCCCCGAGCCCTAAGGACCATCAGAGCCAACGAAAAGGCTCCCAGGTAAAGGCCTGGCTGGACATAAAGGAGCCCTCTCTCGTAGGGGAAAGGGGCCAACCCTTCGCCAGCCCACGGCC encodes:
- a CDS encoding N-Acetyl-D-glucosamine ABC transport system, permease protein 2; translation: MVRDALSKGTIYLLLSLGGVLMLLPFLWMLSTSLKAPNQVAVLPPAWVPVPPHWENYAEALRMAPFGRYFVNSVIVTTLSTIGELLTTILAAYAFARIRFWGREVLFSLLLGTMMVPGEVLLVPNYLTLTKLGWIDTYAALIVPWTASVFAIFLYRQHLLSVPRELGYAARVDGAGDFRFLWEILVPITKPALVTIALLKAIGSWNAFLWPLIVTNSREMRTLPVGLTAFTTEAGTAYELLMAASAFVIVPMVVLFLLFQRHIVEGISRAGIKG
- a CDS encoding N-Acetyl-D-glucosamine ABC transport system, permease protein 1; this encodes MDERPTVASFFKAAFYLAPALAVLGVFTIYPIFSSLLLSFYADYDYFHDVVYRFGVDNYVYLLHDPSFWQALRNTALFVLGVVPASLALSLGLALLLRQRLPGMAAFRTVYFLPVVTSVVAISVVWRWIFHTDYGLLNYVLSWFGVSPVPWLTSPRWAIPSLIILAIWKSLGYNILIFLAGLSAIPEVYEQAARVDHATAWQRFWHVTFPLLAPTTFFVSVVSVIDAFKVFDEVYALFGGNAGPVRSALTLVFYIFEKFYREQDYAVAAAASYVLFLLTFLLTLLQLWIGRKIAYNR
- a CDS encoding Putrescine transport ATP-binding protein PotA translates to MRVALERVSMRFGRVTAVDALSVEFASGELVVILGPSGCGKSTTLFLLAGLYVPSEGEIRFDGRVVNTVPPERRNVGLVFQNYALYPHMSVFDNIAFPLRMQRRPRAERQERVLAVARMLHIEHLMDRKPAQLSGGQQQRVAIARALVKRPDLLLLDEPLSNLDARLRLEMREEIRRVQREVGITTVLVTHDQEEALSLADRILVMRDGKAVQFAPPEELYELPADRFVAHFVGNPPMNFLHAEYAGNGKFYLSGGLEIRVSPEDFAELLSGAAYELGIRPEAASLRPSRSEETPPFSFLEEGDGPEGAEDSPAANEFPGLVVHREVVGRDALYKVRTSGGDLRLVAPSTSPYRAGDRVSVRIDASRVHVFDADGKNLRLRVRRDSAAEGENRGNIQRSVVFGETFLSAPSRENPTPRDVAEGPELLRSRGI